The Vigna radiata var. radiata cultivar VC1973A chromosome 6, Vradiata_ver6, whole genome shotgun sequence DNA segment TAATGCGAAAGTTTCTATgaatcatattatatttattaatttggaaCTGATGACTTCTCTTTTTTATGGTGTTTGTTAGGGGGCTATCTTTAAAATTTCCTTCTCAGAGGACGATCCCTTCTTGTTGGCTATCGGAGGCTCAAAGGGTAAATTGCAAGTAAGTGAAAAGGGGCGATGAACAATACTTTCTTGCTCTTTATTtgttctctgattctgtgtgaAATAACTGTTGTAACTCATGATTTGTAGCTATGGGACACCTTATCTGATTCTGGCGTCGCTCGAAGATATGGCAGCTACAACAAGAATAGATCGCCATCTGGTTCTTGAGATGATGTTGAGTTTGTCTTCCTGCACTGCTCAAGCTGTGTTGCACAAATCAATTTTGGTATTCAATGcaaaaagtgttttttattgtattttctagtttttgttttttgtgtccTAGTAACATATATGCACTCACCGATATGAATGGGTAcgacttaattttattatgtaattccAACACTAAACAATTTTTAGTTTGGGGATCTTTATTTTTTGGTGAAAAGCTTAGACATGCTTTGTACTTTTCGTTTTTGATAATGTACATAAAGATGATTGTTTATGCAAATTCTTGAGACAAaatgatgtttgattgaatgTCTTACAGGTTGAAATATTAACTTGagcattgttaaaaaaaagtaattaatgttatgtttttaaaataacgttaatcaagacaaaacaaaatctTATACAGATAGCAATTATAATGAAAGGGGTACGAACAACTCAAACGGATTGCAGCGACTTCAACACGTTCCACAAATATCAAAGGGATACATTCTAGGTTGAAAGAACACTTTTTACTCAGAAGAAATGTTTTCTATACATAATTTTCTGAATTGGTCTTTTTGATTCTGCCCCTTGTGCctctaaattagaaaaattccTCGGCTTATAGGATAGTTTATCCTTTTTAGTTCTGCTGAGACATTTTCATGTACAACTCATAGGATAGTTTATTCTTTTTGGTCACCCATTTCTAAcacattatttatcaataatttggttaataaaaacttatatgtGAGCATTTTCGAAATATTAAAGATTGACTACATGCTAATTTATTACGGTAGttgtaaaataatgttttttaaaattaaatgaattgatggttctattatataaataagaaaggtatttctatgaatttaaaataatatatatatatatatatatatatatatatatatatatatatatatatatatatatatatatatatatatatatatattacattcgGACGAAAAAGGTGCAGTATTGTCATTTGACAGTTACCGCTTAATCAAacctttttttgttaataataaagttCATTATTGATTTGAGAAATGtctaaatataagttttttttttaattttaatgcatAATAAGTAGACATgttggttattttttattttctttagtaattggtcaaatttataatatttggtACTACTTTTCCTGCGTGGCCTCATCTTTTGAGTTCAAATTTCATTATATGCATAATGtaaaattgtgaataatctcTGAAACATTCATTGTtgtactttttttatgatgtacagtaatctcatttttgttttagtaatGTTTAAAAGGCATACTCATAATTCAGATTTGTTGtaattataagtttattatgattaataaatttccatattatgtatatattgaaaataatcatATTGTTGTATCAGTTGctattattatttcatctgcatcaaatatatatatatactatatcTGTATGATATATGTCCGTATcgtatataattaatatgtgtATAATAATATCTGATATGTGTATATCTGCTTATTATATCACTATATTAAATAAGTATTATATCTGATATCGCACCTGCATATCTGATCAATTATTATCATGAAAgaaatttatctaaaaattaaaaaaaaatccagcccagcataaaaaatataaatgagtatttattattaaatagaaGTATTTTCAGGAGATATTTGTCCTTGTTAAACCAGGCTTCTTATCCTCTAATAGTTATCTGATTTCTTTCTTATTCATAATCCTCTAAAAGAAACATTaccaatttaaattaaatcataaatcgAGACACTATATCAAATTAAGGAATATAGTTTATTCGTCTTAATTTAAATgtgattttaaaactttaatacaaatggatggatggatgcaTGCATCCATGAGAAATATATATGTAGTGAGACGACCAATTTTCATGAATGGGAAGATTAATTTTAAGtggataattaatatttagtatTATGTAACtacataaaatatcatatagttttttaaaagtcttaattttcaaaacagtaaatttaaaataacttattttcattctaatagTTTATCTTCTTAATCCAACTAATCCAATACTTGAAACGAAACCCATGTcttatttattgtatattaaaataaaacattttgtattattaatagaGACATCTCTTATTATATAAttcttaaatatgtaattttaccattatttattacaaattatgcTTTTCctgtgtattttttattttgaagaatgaattatatttaagaaaaatctcGCAATGCTCGCGAGACTTTCTGCACGATACATAGTTACTAAGACGGAACGTTAAATGCtgtttaaagttaaattatttggTGTGATCCTTTAAAGTTTTAAGCAGCTTCCAGATTATTTAATCGACTAGttcaataaaagataaagaaagagacatttatttaattttaactataaatttattgatactAATTATACTATTTGCTTTTAATATCACCTATCACCACATTCTTACATGATACGATGCTTGATGCTGCCATAAACAAGTTTCAAATTGCACTGGTAGCTAACACTGCAAATTTTGATGCCAAAAGGAACCTTAAGAAGCATGTTCGTGTTTaacatgtataatttttttcaagcaCATATTTAAGGGTGATACAGCTACTCTATTATCACGGGATTGATAACATTCTCCACAATAACTTTAAGGTATATGAAGAATGTTGCCAGGGATTCAATTCCTAACTGTGTATGAAGAAAACTATATCAAAAGACAATTTAAATTGGTGATCTTCATCTATAGAAAAAAACTAATCTCCTATCATCAGCTGGGGACATCTTTAAtggaaaaccaaaaaaatattatcttcaagAGTCAAATCATAGGACATTCTAGAGGGATGGACAACAAATACATAAATCTTCACAATGGTAAGATATTATCTGCTTTGAACCAAGTTCTcactaatttgtttttaataccACTCCAAAAAACCTCTTATGAATGAAAATgtcttatatgtatataaatctatgtccatctcttattttatgttgtgaaactttgtttgtatcTTAACATATTCCACTGTAGAATTCAAGCATAGTGCTACCGAGGGTTTGTGACTGCAGGATTGCTGTTTTGTTAGTTTTAAGTATGTGCCTAATTTACCATTGTTGATATTTTGTGTACTTTTGAATGAATAGCATACTGTATGCCGGTGTAAGTGCAATGAGGGTTTTTCAAATGAATGGTCTGTAggcaaatgaaaaaataatgcaTGAGGGAGGAGTTGACTATGAAACATGATATTGATTCCATTTTACAAGTAGctatctatttttgtttttccattaTACAATCCAAATGTCCCTGTAATGTGTTTTAATAAACTTACCTTTGGGTTTAAGTAGGTTCAGGTAGCAGAAGAGCAACCCAACATCTTGATGCAGAACATCTTGGTGTTAAGATCCAAACCAGAGAGCACTGCCCCTGTTAGTCAATGTCTGTCTGCTATTTTGGTGAGTGGATCACAGTTGATACATTccttaaaagtaattttatggTCTTATGCAAAAAGACACTATGTGTGCTTTGATTGGCATTAGAAACAGGGCAACGAATAAATCATACACACTCAACGTGTTTGTATTTCAGTCACAATGACCATTGAGGCATGAATTGACAAGGGAAACTGAAAAATGAATCAAGTAAACTACTTCAACGTGTTAGAATTTCAGCTAGAAATGGTCAAATGGACGTCCCTCTGTCCTTCCtctcatttttctgttcaaCTGACTTAGAATATATTCAAACAATAAAACTAACAGAGATGCACATCAACACTCTTCTTATTTGTCGAAATGTAATTAACTAAAGTCTTAGTGAAATATGTTCAATGAGTAACTTCCTGTTGTgaggaaaatttaaaaatagaaaagaaaataagatccAACAAGAATAGTCTCTGAGGTAGTATAATTGAACAGGCAACCATGACTCAAAGCAACTTAATACCAGCATCCCTTAGAGAATCAATAACCGCTTTAACCTTACCATGATATTTCTGCTCTCTCTTCAAGTGAATAGAAACAGCAGGAATGTCCTTGAGCAAAAGGCGTTCGGCTAGTATCTTCCCAATCTTTGCAGCTGCAGCCACATCGCGAGTAGTTTCCAAGCTTGATCTCAAGGCTTTCTCCTGTGAGCTTGCAGAAGAGGCTACAGTAGCAGTTGGGCTGTGAATCACCTGGGCACTCACATACTTGTTGGTAAAATGCATCTTCAGAACATAAGGtttcagaaaatttataatCCTGGGAGGCCTCGCTGGGGGTGGAATAACCATATCTGTCTTAAAACATAATCCTTTCTGATATAAgcataacatttttaaaaagaaaatcacttTTTCGTGTCATTTTTctgacaaaaacaaatataactcAAGAAACCAACATCCATccagaaaaaaaagttatcatcTTTCAGCCAGAATGGAAAGTTGTAAACGAAACAAGAAGCCAATCATTTCAATGTATCTACAAAATATATGTCAATTCCACATTTTGAATATCTGTCAAACGCAGAATTCAAAATAtcaactaaatataatttttttctctttcgcCATCCCTCCACTCAACCTAATTTCAAAAACGGCTGGAACTACCCAAAACTTAGTTAAAAGTGTGAGGCTCAAAATTTGCGGTATGAGAGGTAACcgaaaaaaggaaaagcaagACTGACGAGACAAAGGTAGGAGACAAACTTGAGGCAGTATGCTAAAGATGAGTAACGAACAAGCGAAGCcgaaaacatttgaaaaagaagcaTTTCtcttaaaagattacattgGGAACTTTGATCAAACAGTTGGAGGGCAAGGTAGTGGACATTGCTTAATAGGTTAAACAACAATTATAAGTCATGGAAGCAGACACAGTAACACAAAATTTGAATTGCATTGGAAAACCTCAAAACATACCTGAAGCTCAGAGAAATCAGATCCAAGTAAGAGACttcaacaaaacacaacacaagctCCCCACTGAAACTAATACTTACATTTATCACTCCCttcttttgattatttgttttcatattcAAAGGGGTGATTTTGTCCTCAGtgacaaaacaaatataataataataatttttagagaaatgatcataataaaataaacctcgtatataatagaaaaacaataataaatacttttatatttggtTATCTTCACATAATTAAAAGTAGTTTTTGattataacatattaaatatattttgttactaAAAGCTTTGCTTTAGAAAAcaagtattatttttcatcCCATAAACTGATTTATTACCGTTAAAAAGTATTCTTTATAATTGTTTCtctaacatttaaaaatttccAGATAAATAATATCTGgctattttgaaataatatgaGATGTGTCAGGTTAATATATTATAccttaaattgatattttaatcaaTGACTGCTTTTCCTTTCCTCAAAGTAAGTTttgcatgcatttttttttcactcgtATGACATTCAACTCTTTTACTAttcagttttatattttaaatagtaaactataagaaaatagttaaataataatcaattttaacataaaaaatattttgttttaatttttgtgactTAAAAgtcttttattgaatgaaataattaaaataagtaatatataCTCCCAAGTCacttaaagattttaaattaaaaatgtattttgggGTTGACATGTCAAATTTACATCTCATATCTCTATCAAAATATTAGTTTGAATATAAATCATGACGAAAGgatatatttttgtgttattCAGAGTActacaattgaaaaaaataaaataaaaagaatccaAATACGCAAACGAGCACTAAACCTAGCCaaagtttaaaaatcaaatgTGACAATTTTTAACTATTCGAATACAGTTGAGGCATTAATTTACATATGCTAAACATTTATACCTTTTTATATTGACTTGGTCTGGAGTTTGACAAATTGTTGGGTGACTTCCTTCGtttattttacaaaactttaaaaacacaataaggatacaaaattataatatttatgggtagtttgtgattaatttattttaaataattttaaaatataaattcaaacaggaACATCTAATAGTTGTAAAAAAGGTTATTATAAGAAATGGTTAACATATGAAAGCCTTAGGGCGTACTACATCACTCTGTTTCAAGTTGACTTTTAATATTTGgtatcatttaatatttattaagtttacttataataacattttaatttaattaatctttcTTTGGATTGAAgtcttcaaaataaattttatgaagtAGTTAAgcagtaaaaaataataaaataaagtccaACTTAATTATAAGTCCTAGGCCCACGAAGTAACTTTAAATTGCAATGGCCATGTTTCTGGTTTTGGATCGAGGAGTTTGCAAATTGTTTTTCGGAacagaataaaatgaaaaatactagAAAATGCTATGATAGTACTCATTCTTCTTTTACATtcttattatcatttttcttttacatccttatcatcatttttcttttatattcttaCACAAGCAGGGATTGAAGCTGATTGGTCATTGTTTCTTTACCTTTCCTCTAGACTGGTGAGCAGAATTCTATCTCTGCACATCTTCCATCAACAAGTTCTGACGCTtgcatcattttattaattaggtTTTAGTTGCATTACAGTGTTaaagaatttgatttaaaattatgataccTCTTCCTGAAAGAAAAATTCACTGGAAAATGGGCAGGAATTTTTTACTACTTTGATAATAATATAGATTAAAATCATTTCTTATTTGAAATCCGAAATGTATAATAAAAAGTCAGTAATAGGGTGGAATtcactttaaaaatgaaaaagaaggaaaagattacagtaaaacaaaaacttattagattagaaaaatcagaaaaaacaaatataataataatgataataataattttcaagtaattgatcataataaaataaacattatatataataaaataataaaaataaataattttatattttattatctttacctaataaaagtaattttgttGATAACATATTAAATACCTTTCATTACTAAGTTCTctttataaaaacatgtatCACGTAAAGTGAATGGAATACCAATAAAGAACATACACAAGTTATgatataaattatgaaattaacaTGATCACATTTGAcctaaagtatatataaaaaaaacaatagttaCACCTTAAATTAACAAAGTGCAAAACAAgctaattaaagttaaataaatctataagtgaataataataatatttagaatagTGTGCTGCAACATAATTCATttcatataaacaaatttatctcATTCATCTTAAGCtaattcatataataaattatttttagaagaattattaaatatatcatataaaagactaacatttaattcataataaactaacaatattaattcatattcataatttttttgtctattaaattaattataaaattatgtgcAATAAATACttgttattttaggtttttcaaaattttgagttgtTATGGTTTAtaagttgatatttttgtaCCCGGTGCACTCTTAGATGTATAAGGAATCCTTTaaactttttatcatttaatgttttagttCTTGTTGTATGTATATGAGATGACATGTTAAATTTACATCTCATATCTCTATCAAAATCTGAGTTTGAATATAAATCATTATGAAAAGCATAGATTTTTGTGTTAGTGAGAatgttacattttaaaaaaaaattaaaaggaatttAAATAGCACGAAACCTacctaaagttaaaaaaaatcaaaaggtaacaatttttaattattccaaTACAATTAAGGCACTAATTTACATATGATAAAAGAATAGTAATATCAAcaatttgatttaaattctATTGCCAATCACAACTCAATCGCAAAACAATCATTAGATTATTAACTCAatctatattttagtttatatatatatatatatatatatatatatatatatatatatatatattttattaatttgctAGACtactaaaagaaatttttaaataataattaattttattgacaaaaaatattagttacgatcaatttaaatactaatttacaaattaagaatttttaaattggtttctaaataaaatagtataattaattgattttaaattgataattaatattatttactaaatttttttattataaaaaaattattcgtcaaatttttttagtagacaaaaactTGAAAGATAATGTTAATGACTAATTAAAAGATGAATTTATATAGTTATCAATTTAGAAACTACTTTagttataaatgatttttaatttataaattgatatatgaatgAATTGATCACTATagtaactaattattttttttgttaaaattgattattatttaactattttattgtagtttactatttaaaatataaaacttaataaaagagTTGAATGTCATACgagtgaaaaagataaaaagaaaaagtaaaataaacatccatgcaaaactaaagaaaaagtaCTTATACATTGATTAAAAGATCAATTTAaggtataataatatattaacgTGACACATCtcatattatttcaaaatagcGGTAGAGAATTTTAAATCTTAGAGAGACAAGTATAAAGAATACTTTTTAGaatgtaaaatcattttttctataagattaaaattaatcagataaaagtttatcaaatttagtataaaaaactattttacgttgttaatatattttttccctctaaatagtaaaaagagaaaaaaaaaaaaaagttattcaaaatgTCTTGTTTTGTTGCTACAGGTTGATTATGTCCATCAATAACACGGGACagattattatttatacaagtagtaaaaaataatattaataatcttactattatttgaaaataaaccCTAATTTGAGAGAAAATACATGGATGCttcctaattattattattttctattttatgttttattattgttaataattaataattaataataacattgttattattttctctGTCTGTCAACAACTCACCTTTGTTTTCTCGTGCCCAAAATAACGGTTTCACACATTCTACGCAGGAACACATGcataataaaaacatgcattccCTCATTCCACATGCAAAACCCTAATTAACATTAACCTATTAAAATCATTCGATTAATCAATCCATCTatagaaaaacatgaagaaagCTCTCTTCAAGCCAAAGCCCAAAACGCCGGTGGAGCTGGTTCGCCATGCCCGAGAACTCATAATCTTCGTCGAATCCAAAACATGCACGCGTGAAAGTAAACGCGAAGAGAAGGTAATCgctatttctttctttattcaattaattaatgtcTTCCTTTCGAAATTCGTGCCTTCGTTCTCCGTTCATATTCCACGGTCTTGATTTGATCGAGTTTCTCATCGTTGCCAAAAATTATAGACATTGTGATGAAAATGATGATGTGCATTTAAAATGAGTTGCAGTTAGCAGAGCTAAGCAAAACGATACTGGAGATAAGGACTGTTTTGTATGGAAACGGTGAATCAGAGCCAAATCCCGACGCCTGTACTCAGATCACTCGCGAGTTTTTCAGAGATGATACGTTTCGGATTTTCATCCTCTATCTGGCAAAACTAAAACTCGGGGTAACCatttttatctatataatttctcttttttttctatttttctttttttaccaaatttatgAGAATTAATTTATACAGGCTCGCCAAGATGCAACGCATGTAATTGCAAACTTGCAACGGCAACGAGTTAATTCGCAACTAATTGCTTCTCAGTACCTACAAGAAAACTTGGATCTTGTGGATATGCTCATTTGCGGGTACAAAATTCTTGTATTTGCACGTTGAATTTTTCTGTGTTTATTTCTTGGTTTTTGCGATAAATGTTCAATTAACAAAACTTGATTTGATTAGTTATGACAAAGAGGGTGACGTTGCTTTGACGTACGGCGCGGTTGCAAGGGAGTGCATACGCCACCAGACTGTAGCAAAGTacgaatttaaaatatatatcttaattaatttcatataagATCATAATATTGTTCATTGATGTTATAGTATCGTACTTAGTTGTTATACATTTCCGGAGATTAAAACTATATGTGGAAGGATCGTATATGGATTACCTTTCTTGTTCCTCTTCTAAATTCTTACGagttttatttgtgtttttcagACATGTGTTGGAATCAGATAACATGAAGAAGTTCTTTGAGTACATTCAACTACCAAATTTTGAGATAGCATCCGATGCTGTTGCAACTTTTAAAGTATGTTTATGATACGATATTTCCAATTTCCCTTCCCAAAACTTAACACATTTTaccatcaattttttttttttactaataaaattgtTCATAGTTCTAATTCTTCTTCTGTTAAACGAATTTTTCCAATTTCATAccattctttttaaaaattttggataaaaatTGGCTTGCAAATTTTtgcttaaattttcaaaatttcaggAAACATTtacagaaaaacaaagttgtaaAACATTAAAGATTTGGATAATGTTCCATGTTTATTATACGACAGTAGTATATGGAAACTAAAATTAGATATAATCATTTAACAACTTACTTacataataactataataatatttcatttcataaattttgttgagtcatgtttatatattgttaaaatcaaattatagatcgtgtatattatataatacattttaCTGTTCTCCAAGTCTACGCACTGCAATAATGAccataaatataagaataaataacaTCTTAAGCCATCTAAGcttatatattgatttgaatGTATCTGTGCAAGAATTAACTCTGAATTTGGAGCTGAGCAGCTAAAGTCGTATCACAAATAGAAATatggttttaattaaaatgttattacatTATATCTTGCTAATATAGTTTTTAGTACAACTATTTTGCTCTTTcgacaaattaattaaaatgaaattaagctGATCCATTTCCTTAACTGATAACACAGGAGTTATTGACAAGACATAAATCTACAGTTGCtgaatttctttcaaaaaattatgaCTGGGTAAGTCTGTACACAAGTTTACAAGTTCTTTGTCATGACTGAATTTCTTTTCTCTGCGAACAAATTTATTATACCATgagtaattttgttgtttaatccAAAATTTCAGTAGcgttatatatagttttatgttCTTATCAACATTTTAAGATGTGTTAGTTAATCCTTCTTACTCTCTGCCTGTCAGTTCTTCAAAGATTATAACTCTCAGTTGCTTGAATCCACCAGTTATTTCACAAGACGGTACGCTATCAAGGTAATTATTTCTTCTGCGATTGATTCTTTATGTCCCAAGTTCATTTTTACTTCGTGCCATTTTAATTGTATGCACTAATCACAAGCTTTTTTTATCCATTACACagaaactttatatataaagaaatttgactttttcataaacaatttaattaaatgataattagttCATTATGTGAGACTTATGAGACTGAGTAAGCTTAATTAAGCATAAATCATAATAACCACTTTACTTCTTGTTAATTTGGGGATTGTCCTAatcatatatatcaaatatGTTACAGTTATTGGGGGATATGTTATTGGATCGCTCGAATGCTGCTGTAATGGTTCGGTATGTGGGTTCGTTGGATAATATGAGGATCCTCATGAACCTCCTAAGAGTATGCTTTCTCTTATACTATCACATTAATTTTTCAGACCtgcaaaacataaaataaaagtacttatatttttgttcactccttttgttttctctcaattttcaGGATTCAAACAAGACAATTCAATTTGACACCTTCCACGTTTTCAAGGTATGGAATGGAGAGAATGTTTATTTCTTAGAGATTCTTGATTCTAAGTTGagctttaaatttaatttctgcAATTTCTGGTATTGACAGCTATTTGTTGCAAATCAAAATAAGCCCCCTGAAGTTGTGAGCATCCTTGTCACAAACAAACACAAGCTTTTGCAATTTTTGGAAAACTTCAATTGCGACAAAGGTATAAACATCTTGCATCACTTCAATGTATGGTATTTCGAATCGGTGTCGTAAGTTAACTCTGTACTTGATGTTTCAGCGGACGACCATTTTCAAGCAGATAAACAACAAGTAATTAGCGAGATAATTGCTCTTCAATACAAGGATCAACCATGCAAATCTTTGGACAATTGTGAAGTTCCATGTTGAATACTTCCTGTCCGAAGTTTTAATCATGTTCTACTTTCTCCAAGTCCCACATTTCTTATGTGAAGTTTCTTCGGGTcgtagttctttttttttttttctttggttcaTGTGATTCATTTGGaagaattaaatataacttCGACCTAAATTGAACAATTGATTTTGTCTAACTTATTATTTggattattatttgtttgtttatcaTTTGCTCAAAAGCAAACTTTATGGTAAGTTAAACTTTCTGAAGTTGAATGATTATGGCATAGCTTCAAAGCCAAGCACACTATGCAAACATAAATCTACTGTATCTCGTGAACAACTACAATCAAAAGGAGTAGCCGCACTAGATCGACatcataatattacaaaattttaaaccaatcaCACTGTCCCATTTCTACCAAACGCATATATACAACATTGTCTTCCCTTCAAAGTCAAGCACCAACAACATAAAAGAAAGTAAGCACTAACGTTTTCACTTATTACGTGCTCAAAATCCATAATGGCAACCTTAACACATCATTACAAAACACAGCATTGTTAACAAAAGAACTGAACCATGAACCATTAATTCTCTCCCTATCCATCACTTACTCACTCCAATTCTCCCTCCATCAACGCCaccatgctttttcttttcttcttccttctatGTTCCCTTCCCCACGTCGCCTTTTCATCCCACTGCACGGTCGAAACAGCCACGAAAACGTTCCAAAAATGCATGAACCTCCCAACTCAACAAGCCTCCATAGCATGGACATTCCACCCTCACAACACAACCTTGGAACTTGTCTTCTTTGGAAGCTTCATATCACCTTCTGGGTG contains these protein-coding regions:
- the LOC106764404 gene encoding uncharacterized protein LOC106764404 isoform X1, which translates into the protein MVIPPPARPPRIINFLKPYVLKMHFTNKYVSAQVIHSPTATVASSASSQEKALRSSLETTRDVAAAAKIGKILAERLLLKDIPAVSIHLKREQKYHGAVLSGLDLNTKMFCIKMLGCSSAT
- the LOC106764404 gene encoding uncharacterized protein LOC106764404 isoform X2, encoding MVIPPPARPPRIINFLKPYVLKMHFTNKYVSAQVIHSPTATVASSASSQEKALRSSLETTRDVAAAAKIGKILAERLLLKDIPAVSIHLKREQKYHGKVKAVIDSLRDAGIKLL
- the LOC106763184 gene encoding putative MO25-like protein At5g47540, with translation MKKALFKPKPKTPVELVRHARELIIFVESKTCTRESKREEKLAELSKTILEIRTVLYGNGESEPNPDACTQITREFFRDDTFRIFILYLAKLKLGARQDATHVIANLQRQRVNSQLIASQYLQENLDLVDMLICGYDKEGDVALTYGAVARECIRHQTVAKHVLESDNMKKFFEYIQLPNFEIASDAVATFKELLTRHKSTVAEFLSKNYDWFFKDYNSQLLESTSYFTRRYAIKLLGDMLLDRSNAAVMVRYVGSLDNMRILMNLLRDSNKTIQFDTFHVFKLFVANQNKPPEVVSILVTNKHKLLQFLENFNCDKADDHFQADKQQVISEIIALQYKDQPCKSLDNCEVPC